A single genomic interval of Burkholderia sp. HI2500 harbors:
- a CDS encoding ParB/RepB/Spo0J family partition protein translates to MKPSQFAKGFQARPDITTSEKRTALDRLNAIDGIVKSETPTPAPTKSAKKDIAPLPAPELTLDPSIDESAQYRAWRLENRYAPGQVIELPLKAIKHSPFNPRHFYLKSSIAELAVNLAKQGQQQAIHVIPDYENPGTYFVSDGGRRVRALKEANKESVKAIVIDVPIGIQSYKLGYDLNVQRDSQTVFDNAVVWRRFLDDKHFQSQKELSEHLGLDESTVAVALSIGKLPEAIMQEMVARPDRFGSNMAYQVGRYHNARGTEATLRLINKIVSDDLSTRQVSDIVKGRVAAQETPKAAGRQRYAQRLEIKLGGKSVGDLKSYGEDRIELRLRGLPKDKRDAILEQLERMLLSE, encoded by the coding sequence ATGAAACCCTCCCAATTTGCCAAAGGATTCCAAGCGCGCCCGGATATCACGACGAGCGAGAAGCGCACGGCGCTTGATCGACTCAATGCGATCGACGGCATCGTCAAGTCCGAGACCCCCACTCCGGCACCGACCAAATCCGCGAAGAAAGACATCGCGCCGTTGCCCGCTCCCGAACTCACGCTCGATCCGTCGATCGATGAATCGGCGCAATATCGCGCGTGGCGTCTCGAGAATCGCTATGCGCCGGGGCAGGTGATCGAGCTGCCGCTGAAGGCGATCAAGCATAGCCCGTTCAATCCGCGGCACTTCTATCTGAAGTCGTCGATTGCCGAACTCGCCGTCAACCTCGCGAAGCAAGGGCAGCAGCAGGCGATCCACGTGATTCCGGACTACGAGAACCCGGGCACGTATTTCGTCAGCGACGGCGGCCGCCGCGTGCGGGCACTGAAGGAAGCGAACAAGGAATCGGTCAAGGCGATCGTGATCGACGTGCCGATCGGCATCCAGAGCTACAAGCTCGGCTACGATCTCAACGTCCAGCGCGATTCACAAACGGTGTTCGACAACGCCGTCGTATGGCGCCGCTTCCTCGACGACAAGCATTTCCAGAGCCAGAAGGAGCTCTCCGAGCACCTCGGCCTCGACGAATCGACGGTGGCCGTCGCGCTGTCGATCGGCAAGCTGCCGGAAGCGATCATGCAGGAAATGGTCGCGCGCCCTGATCGCTTCGGTTCGAACATGGCGTATCAGGTCGGCCGCTATCACAACGCGCGCGGCACCGAGGCGACGCTGCGGCTGATCAACAAGATCGTGTCCGACGATCTCAGCACGCGCCAGGTGTCGGACATCGTCAAGGGCCGCGTCGCGGCGCAGGAAACGCCGAAGGCCGCGGGCCGTCAGCGCTATGCGCAGCGTCTCGAGATCAAGCTCGGCGGCAAGTCGGTCGGCGACCTGAAGTCGTATGGTGAAGATCGCATCGAATTGCGCCTGCGCGGTCTCCCGAAGGACAAGCGCGACGCGATCCTCGAGCAGCTCGAGCGGATGCTGTTGTCGGAGTGA
- the parA gene encoding ParA family partition ATPase: MAAEIIAVTQQKGGVGKSTIAMHLGAAFHEKGKRVLVIDADRQNTLVHWSSASGDSDTGIPFPVVNLAEADGQIHREIKKFINDYDIIVVDCPPSITEKVSGVVLLAASIAVIPTSSSPADYWSSVGLVKLIQQAQVMNEDLRAVFLLNKTEEKRMLTRELKRALEELGFPLLKTQIPTREAYKQAMALGQTVLQMNDRGGKLAAAEIRACADEIVAMLP, from the coding sequence TTGGCCGCGGAAATCATTGCAGTCACTCAACAAAAAGGTGGCGTCGGCAAAAGCACGATTGCCATGCACCTCGGTGCCGCGTTCCATGAAAAAGGGAAGCGCGTCCTCGTCATCGACGCAGACCGTCAAAACACACTGGTTCACTGGTCGAGCGCATCCGGCGACAGCGACACCGGCATTCCGTTTCCGGTCGTCAACCTGGCCGAAGCCGATGGCCAGATCCATCGCGAGATCAAGAAGTTCATCAACGACTACGACATCATCGTCGTGGACTGCCCGCCGTCGATCACCGAAAAGGTATCGGGCGTGGTCCTGTTGGCCGCATCGATTGCCGTGATCCCGACGTCGTCGTCGCCGGCCGATTACTGGTCGAGCGTCGGGCTGGTCAAACTGATCCAGCAAGCGCAGGTCATGAACGAAGATCTCCGCGCCGTCTTCCTGCTGAACAAGACCGAAGAGAAGCGCATGCTGACCCGCGAGCTCAAGCGTGCGCTCGAGGAACTCGGCTTCCCGTTGCTGAAAACGCAGATCCCGACCCGGGAAGCGTACAAGCAGGCGATGGCGCTCGGTCAGACCGTACTGCAGATGAACGATCGTGGCGGCAAGCTGGCCGCAGCAGAAATTCGCGCATGCGCCGACGAAATCGTCGCCATGCTGCCCTGA
- the arsC gene encoding arsenate reductase (glutaredoxin) (This arsenate reductase requires both glutathione and glutaredoxin to convert arsenate to arsenite, after which the efflux transporter formed by ArsA and ArsB can extrude the arsenite from the cell, providing resistance.): MMITIYHNPRCSKSRETLALVESLNTTGAPLNVVEYLKTPPTVEELEALHRQLGRPVRDMLRDGEEPYKALNLARADLTDAEAYAAIAAHPILLQRPIVVYRGKAAIGRPPESVQALFE; this comes from the coding sequence ATGATGATCACGATCTACCACAACCCCCGATGCTCGAAATCGCGCGAGACGCTTGCGTTGGTCGAGTCGCTGAATACCACCGGTGCGCCGTTGAATGTCGTCGAGTACCTGAAGACGCCGCCGACGGTCGAGGAACTGGAAGCGCTGCATCGGCAGCTTGGCCGCCCGGTTCGCGACATGCTTCGCGACGGTGAAGAGCCGTACAAGGCGCTGAATCTGGCCCGCGCCGACCTGACCGATGCGGAAGCCTACGCGGCGATCGCCGCTCATCCGATTCTGCTGCAGCGCCCCATCGTCGTTTACCGCGGCAAGGCCGCCATCGGCCGGCCGCCCGAATCGGTGCAGGCGCTGTTCGAATAA
- a CDS encoding zf-HC2 domain-containing protein encodes MLPGKCTDVTRLLSDALDRHLTLHERLQVRIHLPTCSGCRAYRGQIALLRTAAKAAAGRGPAPDDDGASSGEG; translated from the coding sequence ATGCTGCCGGGGAAATGTACTGACGTGACGCGACTGCTGTCGGATGCGCTAGACCGGCATCTGACCCTGCATGAGCGCCTGCAGGTGCGCATACACCTGCCGACCTGCAGTGGCTGCAGAGCCTATCGCGGGCAGATCGCGCTGCTGCGGACGGCCGCGAAAGCGGCGGCGGGGCGGGGGCCTGCCCCGGATGACGACGGTGCGTCGTCCGGGGAAGGCTAG
- a CDS encoding RNA polymerase factor sigma-70 produces MPSAYDDPVYLAQLRRDLLRFARLQLRDADAAEDAVQEALTAAWSHAGDFAGLSAHKTWVFGILRNKLIDVLRARQRTVSLSALDAELDGESVLDRELFKENGHWAAHAKPRPWPRPETLLQQQQFWTLFEACLDHLPEQIGRVFMMREFLDFEMTDICSELTLTTNHCSVLLYRARTRLRTCLSEQGLTTEDAAGEMY; encoded by the coding sequence ATGCCGTCCGCCTACGACGATCCCGTTTATCTCGCGCAACTGCGGCGCGACCTGCTGCGCTTCGCGCGGCTCCAGCTCCGTGATGCCGATGCGGCCGAAGACGCCGTGCAGGAAGCACTCACCGCCGCGTGGTCGCATGCGGGCGATTTCGCCGGGCTGTCGGCGCACAAGACCTGGGTGTTCGGCATCCTGCGCAACAAGCTGATCGACGTGCTGCGCGCGCGGCAGCGGACGGTGAGCCTGTCCGCGCTCGATGCCGAGCTCGACGGCGAATCGGTACTCGATCGCGAGCTGTTCAAGGAAAACGGGCACTGGGCCGCGCATGCGAAGCCGCGACCGTGGCCACGCCCCGAAACGCTGTTGCAGCAGCAGCAGTTCTGGACGCTGTTCGAGGCCTGCCTCGATCACCTGCCGGAGCAGATCGGGCGCGTGTTCATGATGCGCGAATTCCTCGACTTCGAAATGACGGACATCTGCAGCGAATTGACGCTGACGACGAATCATTGCAGCGTGCTGCTTTACCGGGCGCGCACGCGCCTGCGAACCTGCCTGAGCGAACAAGGATTGACGACCGAAGATGCTGCCGGGGAAATGTACTGA
- a CDS encoding NADPH-dependent FMN reductase encodes MSYRIAVVVGSLRRASWNRALAHAVISLAPADFSFEFVEIGELPLYSQDYDADFPEVAKRFKQSIEAADALLFFTPEYNRSIPGVLKNALDWGSRPWGSNSWSGKPGAVLGTSPGATGTALAQQHLRNVLAYLDVKTLGQPEMFIKHDPARIDDQGQIVSEDTRKFLQGFVDRYTGWVRLLKSA; translated from the coding sequence ATGTCCTATCGCATCGCTGTGGTCGTCGGCAGCCTGCGTCGCGCTTCGTGGAACCGCGCGCTCGCACACGCCGTGATCTCGCTCGCCCCCGCCGATTTCTCGTTCGAGTTCGTCGAGATCGGCGAGCTGCCGCTGTATAGCCAGGACTACGACGCGGATTTCCCGGAAGTCGCGAAGCGCTTCAAGCAGTCGATCGAGGCCGCCGACGCGCTGCTGTTCTTCACGCCCGAGTACAACCGCTCGATCCCGGGCGTGCTGAAGAATGCGCTGGACTGGGGCTCGCGCCCTTGGGGTTCCAACTCGTGGTCGGGCAAGCCGGGTGCCGTGCTCGGCACGTCGCCAGGTGCGACGGGCACCGCGCTCGCACAGCAGCACCTGCGCAACGTGCTCGCGTATCTCGACGTGAAGACGCTCGGGCAGCCCGAGATGTTCATCAAGCACGATCCGGCGCGCATCGACGACCAGGGCCAGATCGTCAGCGAGGACACCCGCAAGTTCCTGCAGGGCTTCGTCGATCGCTACACGGGCTGGGTGCGCTTGCTGAAGTCGGCCTGA
- a CDS encoding hybrid sensor histidine kinase/response regulator, translated as MMSDRPADSHAPASPPADDWQDDGNYASGAPEHDFAVRRMTLIVLLVAAIVLPCIYVVVMAYNDLKTREAAASDVTMRTVRVAEEHALKVFDLSETLDARIVDLVQDMDDATVRNRESDIHEALNTIGGGYPQVAAVSIFGASGMLLANSLYYPAPYASIANRDDFAGIRDGKVIEHISRLMMGPLKLENIPVFNTGVARRHSDGSFAGMVSIALKSSYFNAFYRDLLGGASTPMTMALARSDGAVIASYPPPPALAHTDRAVTFGDARNDPRAGVVRVRHDGASSEIVAYRQVGSYPVYVTCSYRTSAIWHEWYEHLSVLFISMFAPSIALWSVIWLSLKRLKAEEEAWDRWQAEASMRRSIESAYRQSRKMQALGNLVGSVAHDFNNLLMIISSNVQIARRRGVQHLDKELGAIERALKNGQSLTRQLLGVARKQPLHNETIDVGQWVGTCRELLKTSLGSKSSLVVAIEPGVWPIRVDVAELELAVINLAVNARDAMTTGGRFTVGARNVTLRREDGFPLTGDFVQISLDDTGSGMAPDVLARAFEPLFTTKAQGMGTGLGLPQVFAFCERSGGLATIDSAVGAGTSVRLYLPRARVEDVVARPPAVVHETGAAALAGLHVLLVEDNGEVAAGTEALLSLLGHRVTYAPTADDALRLIEGAAANDAFDLVISDIHMPGRLNGIDLAEAVEQRPEKLPVILVTGYAEELDRTRTVNVRVLSKPFDIALLDEILLGIREARDARHARHAGT; from the coding sequence ATGATGTCCGACCGGCCCGCCGATTCCCACGCTCCCGCCTCCCCACCCGCCGACGACTGGCAGGACGACGGCAACTATGCGTCCGGTGCGCCGGAGCACGATTTCGCGGTGCGTCGCATGACGCTGATCGTGCTGCTCGTCGCGGCGATCGTGCTGCCGTGCATCTACGTGGTGGTGATGGCGTACAACGACCTGAAGACGCGCGAGGCCGCCGCGAGCGACGTGACGATGCGCACGGTGCGGGTGGCCGAGGAGCACGCGCTCAAGGTGTTCGACCTGAGCGAGACGCTCGATGCGCGCATCGTCGATCTCGTGCAGGACATGGACGACGCGACCGTGCGCAACCGGGAGTCCGACATCCACGAAGCGCTGAATACGATCGGCGGCGGCTATCCGCAGGTGGCCGCCGTGTCGATCTTCGGCGCGAGCGGGATGCTGCTCGCGAACAGCCTCTACTATCCGGCGCCCTATGCGTCGATCGCGAACCGCGACGACTTCGCCGGCATCCGCGACGGCAAGGTCATCGAACACATCTCGCGGCTGATGATGGGGCCGCTCAAGCTCGAGAACATTCCCGTGTTCAACACGGGCGTCGCGCGGCGCCATAGCGACGGTTCGTTCGCCGGGATGGTGTCGATCGCGCTGAAGTCGTCGTATTTCAACGCGTTCTACCGCGACCTGCTCGGCGGAGCGAGCACGCCGATGACGATGGCGCTCGCGCGCTCGGACGGCGCGGTGATCGCGTCGTATCCGCCGCCGCCGGCACTCGCGCACACCGATCGCGCCGTCACGTTCGGCGACGCGCGCAACGATCCGCGCGCCGGCGTCGTGCGCGTGCGCCACGACGGCGCGAGCAGCGAGATCGTCGCGTATCGCCAGGTCGGCAGCTACCCCGTCTACGTGACGTGCTCGTACCGCACGTCGGCGATCTGGCATGAATGGTACGAACACCTGAGCGTGCTGTTCATCTCGATGTTCGCGCCGTCGATTGCGCTGTGGTCCGTCATCTGGCTGTCGCTCAAGCGGCTGAAGGCGGAAGAGGAGGCGTGGGACCGCTGGCAGGCCGAAGCGTCGATGCGGCGCTCGATCGAATCGGCATACCGGCAGTCGCGCAAGATGCAGGCGCTCGGCAATCTCGTCGGCAGCGTCGCGCACGACTTCAACAACCTGCTGATGATCATCTCGAGCAACGTGCAGATCGCGCGGCGGCGCGGGGTCCAGCATCTCGACAAGGAACTCGGCGCGATCGAACGCGCGCTGAAGAACGGGCAGTCGCTCACGCGCCAGCTCCTCGGTGTCGCGCGCAAGCAGCCGCTGCACAACGAGACGATCGACGTAGGGCAATGGGTCGGCACGTGCCGCGAACTGCTGAAGACATCGCTCGGTTCTAAATCGTCGCTGGTCGTCGCGATCGAGCCGGGTGTCTGGCCGATCCGCGTCGACGTCGCGGAGCTCGAGCTCGCGGTGATCAATCTCGCGGTCAACGCGCGCGACGCGATGACGACCGGCGGCCGCTTCACCGTCGGCGCGCGCAACGTGACGCTGCGTCGCGAGGACGGTTTTCCGCTCACCGGCGATTTCGTGCAGATCTCGCTCGACGACACGGGTTCGGGCATGGCGCCCGACGTGCTCGCGCGCGCGTTCGAGCCGCTGTTCACGACGAAGGCGCAGGGGATGGGGACGGGGCTCGGCCTGCCGCAGGTGTTCGCGTTCTGCGAACGCTCGGGCGGCCTCGCGACGATCGACAGCGCGGTCGGCGCCGGCACGTCGGTGCGCCTCTATCTGCCGCGCGCACGCGTCGAGGATGTCGTCGCGCGGCCGCCGGCGGTCGTGCACGAAACGGGAGCGGCAGCGCTCGCCGGGCTGCACGTGCTGCTCGTCGAGGACAACGGCGAAGTCGCGGCCGGCACCGAAGCGCTGCTGTCGCTGCTCGGGCACCGCGTGACCTACGCGCCCACCGCCGACGACGCGTTGCGCCTGATCGAAGGCGCGGCCGCGAACGACGCGTTCGATCTCGTGATTTCGGATATCCACATGCCGGGCCGCCTGAACGGCATCGACCTCGCCGAAGCGGTCGAACAACGGCCGGAGAAACTGCCCGTGATACTCGTCACGGGTTACGCGGAGGAGCTCGACCGCACGCGCACCGTCAACGTCCGCGTGCTATCGAAGCCGTTCGACATCGCGCTGCTCGACGAGATCCTGCTGGGCATCCGTGAAGCGCGCGATGCACGACACGCGCGGCACGCCGGCACGTGA
- a CDS encoding response regulator: MPLPIVIADDSLLARKLLTKALPGGWDVEVAYAANGREALALYRDGKASVMFLDLTMPDMSGYQVLETLRHEDLNTFVIVVSADIQPQAQARVRELGAIAFVAKPVTSEALLPILKEYGLYA; this comes from the coding sequence ATGCCTTTGCCGATTGTAATTGCCGACGATTCGCTGCTCGCTCGCAAACTTCTGACAAAGGCGCTGCCGGGAGGCTGGGACGTCGAAGTCGCGTATGCCGCGAATGGTCGAGAGGCCTTGGCGCTCTATCGTGACGGCAAAGCTTCCGTAATGTTTCTGGACCTGACGATGCCCGACATGAGCGGATATCAGGTCCTGGAGACACTGCGCCACGAAGATCTGAACACGTTCGTGATCGTGGTATCCGCCGATATTCAGCCGCAGGCGCAAGCACGCGTGCGCGAATTGGGCGCGATCGCATTCGTAGCCAAGCCCGTGACGTCGGAGGCATTGCTGCCCATTCTCAAGGAGTATGGGTTGTATGCCTGA